The region ATGTTTTTTCGGGACAACAAAAGTATGGCCGGCAGCCGCGCCGTTATAGTCAAGGAAAGCAAGCACATCGTCGTCTTCATAAACCTTCTTGCTCGGCACTTTTTCGTCTATTATATCGCAGATTAAGCAATCAGCCATTTAAAACCCTCGATATCGCGTCTAAATCTATATCGCTTCCAGAATCCTCATTTTCCTTTTTTTCCTCCTCAGGCTCTCTACCCCCTTTGGATTCGCTTTCTTGCTCCTCTTCCTTGCCTTCTTGCTCCTCTTCACTTTTCTTTGGCTCTTCTGCTTCCTCTTTGGACTCCTTCTCCTCAGCATCTACAACTTTCCTGGCTTTGCTCTGCTTGATTATCTCTTCCGCTCTCTGCTCTTCTTCCTTTATTCCCATCAGCTGGTTAAGCCTTTTCCTTACAGCCTGGTTTACCTTGTCAAGGTCATCCTCATTATGCTGTGTCGAGGGCAGCTTAAAATTTACCCCGTCTCCCTCCTTTCTTGGTATGATATGTATCATGAAATGCTGTGCTTTCTGCCCTGCAGCAGGCCCGTTAGCTACGATAATATTCGTGCCCCTGGCATCGAGCGATTTCAGTAATGCGTTGCTCAGCTGCTTGGCAATGATGAAGATATGCTTTAGCTCATTCTCAGGAAGCTGGGGCATTATTGTGTAATGCTCTTTAGGCATAAGAAGCACATGCCCAGGGTTGCCCGGGTTGATGTCAAGCACAGCTATCACTCTGTCATCCTCATAAACTTTCCTCGACTGAACTTTCCCTGACACGATATGGCAGAATATGCACTGTTTTTTCTGGAATTCCCTCAGCTCCTCAGGGGACATGTTCTCCAGCTTTTTCCTTAACTCTTCCTGCTGCTCGGGTGTTAGCTGCTGCGGCATATATTAACGCTCAGCCGGCGATTTATTTAAAGGTTTTCAAAAGAAAGACCTGTCCGCCTTAGCAAATACAGGAAAAACTTCTCAGGTATTCTGCAAACAGATTCAGTTAAAAGGCCCGGTGCCGCCTCGCTTCTATATATGCAACAAAGGGCTGTTAAGTGTCGCGCCGGCTGCTGCCAAAACCTTTATATACATTCCAGTTAAAGAATGATTATGCAACGCTCAACTAAGGTCTACTTGGAAATAGAAAAATCAAAGATAAAGCGCGAAAAGGCCCGCCTTGTTCTTGAAAAAAGCATCTTTTTGTATTTCCTCTTCATGCTTATTGCTGTCCTGGGATTTATTTACAATTACATAGGCTCCTTCACCCTGAACGCCCTGATATTATTGGGCATAATAATTCTGATCATAGGAACTATCCCTTACCTTGTAATTGTGCACAAGGAAGAAAAAAAGATAGAGGGTTTTATGAAATGAGAACCAAAGCCATGGCACCGCTGATAAGCACATTGTTGTTATTGGTATTTGCTGTAGCACTCGGGGCTTTTGTGATGTCATGGGGCCATTCACAAAGAAACACCCATATTTGTGATTCAGCTTCTTTCTCGGTCACTGAGCTGGATTCAAGCATGAAAATATGTTTTGACAGGGGCAGCATCAATATGGTAGTCGAGAACAACGGCTATTCTGAGATAAGCGAAATCGAGGCTGTCTTTCTCATTGCGGGAGATATTGTAACCAAAAAATCCGGGTATTCCATCTCT is a window of Candidatus Woesearchaeota archaeon DNA encoding:
- a CDS encoding HIT domain-containing protein — encoded protein: MPQQLTPEQQEELRKKLENMSPEELREFQKKQCIFCHIVSGKVQSRKVYEDDRVIAVLDINPGNPGHVLLMPKEHYTIMPQLPENELKHIFIIAKQLSNALLKSLDARGTNIIVANGPAAGQKAQHFMIHIIPRKEGDGVNFKLPSTQHNEDDLDKVNQAVRKRLNQLMGIKEEEQRAEEIIKQSKARKVVDAEEKESKEEAEEPKKSEEEQEGKEEEQESESKGGREPEEEKKENEDSGSDIDLDAISRVLNG